Below is a window of Candidatus Dependentiae bacterium DNA.
CTTTTATACCCTTTTTATCTGCATTGCGATGGTTTGGTTTCTCTATTCATGCAATATATTTTCTTCGGGATTGATGCTTCTTCCTTTTTTATTTTCGCTTCTTTTATCCGGCCTATTTATCGGTTTTTTCACCACCGCATTTGTTATGTACTGGGGAAGAAAAGCGCTTTTCTTTTCTTGGACGGTTAGTTGGATTTTCTCACCCTTCAGTTCCGTCTATTATCCACTTGAATCGCTCCCAAAATGGGGCCAATATATCGGCAAACTCATGCCAATGACCTATGCGTTTGAAGGTTTGCGCACTATCGTGACGCATCACCATTTTCCGATGGACTATCTTTTGATAAGCATCGTTCTGAATATTATCTATGTTATTCTATCGATGATGTTCTTTGTTTTTATGTTTGAGCAATCGCGCATCAAGGGGTTTACGAGCCTGCAGTAAAAGCGCAGCTCGACGAGCAAATAGATCCATGGTAAAGTAACAAAAACTCTTTTTATTCGCGGTAACGGGATTTATGGGCAAAATTACTATCTTTTATAAATACGTCGATATCGAATACCCAACGGCCATCGTTAAATGGCAAAAAAAACTGTGCGTTGAACTCGGGCTCAAAGGCCGCATCTTGATTGCGCATGAAGGCATCAATGGCACCGTTGGTGGCACCGATGAAAATATCGAACTCTATCAAAAAACGATGCTCGAGCATCCGCTTTTTGGCGGCATTGATTTTAAAGATAGCGCGGGTGCCGCAGATTATTTTCCTCGTTTGCGCATTGCTGTTCGCCCAGAAATTGTACATTTGGGCCTTGATACCAAGCGCATTACCGCCAAAGATGCTGGAAAACATCTTTCTCCTGAGCAAGCGCACGAATTCATGGCTCACATGAATGAAGATACGATTGTCCTTGATACTAGAAATAATTATGAGTGGAAAATCGGCCAATTCAAAACGGCAAACACGATTAATGCTCCAACCGAATATTTCAGAGAATTTCCTGAATTCATCAATACCAATTTAGAAACATTTAAAGATAAAAGAATTTTGATGGCATGCACCTCCGGCGTACGCTGCGAACGTGCTTCTGCCTATTTGAAATCAAAAAATGTTGCCAAAGAAGTATATCAAATTAACGGTGGCATTCAGCGCTATACAGAGCAATTTCCCGAAGGATTCTTTCGCGGGAAAAACTATGTGTTTGATGGCCGCGTAACCGAAAAAATTAATGATGATTGCGTGGGCAATTGCGATCGATGCAACGCGCCGTACGATGAACCTATCAATTGCATCAACGCTGAATGTAATAAACAGGTGCTGATGTGCGATAATTGCCAATCAAATTTAATCAATACCTGCAGCGAGCTCTGCGCACAATTAGTACGTGAACACAAAGTAAAAATTCGCACCAAACCATCACGAATTGGATGCACGAATCAAAGCAATGAATCTGATCCAGCACAATGTTCCATTAAATGATAAAAATTGGTTTAAAACCGGCGGAGCAGCTCGTTTTTTTGCTCAGCCAGTAAACGCGCAAGAATTCCAAGATGCGTGCGCATTTGCTCAGCAAAATAGTTTGCCCATCTTTGTGTTAGGCGAAGGCGCAAACGTTTTAATTAGCGATGATGGTTTTGACGGTTTAGTAATTCGTCCGTTTCTCAAACAAATTAATCATGAGATTGTCGACGAGAAAACAGCATTAGTTCACGCAGGCGCTGGCGTTACCATTAACGATTTAATTGAATATTGTTTTGTGCATAATTTAAGCGCACTTGAAGAATTTAGCGGAATTCCTGGCACGGTCGGCGGATCGGTCTATATTAATTTGCACTATTTTGAATTCTTGCTCGATCAATTTTTAGTAAGTGCGCAAGTAATTGAACGAGAAACCGGGATTATAAAAACAGTTTCTCCCGAGTGGTTCAATTTTGCGTACGATTTTTCGACGCTCCATGATGAAAAACATTATTTAGTAAACGCCACCTTCAAAACAAAACGCATTTCTGAACTTGAAACAGCATTTGCACAGGGGCGCCGCACAGAAATTATGCGCCACCGTTTTAAACGATACCCAACCGCAAACACCTGCGGCAGCTTTTTTAGAAATTTTTTGCCGCACGAAATTGAGCATGAAAGAACTGGCGTAAAACTGCCCTACATTGCTTATTATTTAGATAAAATTGGGGTTAAAGGAAAACTTTCGGTTGGCGATGCAATTGTTTCTCATCAACATGCAAATATGATTATCAATCGCGGCAACGCAACAAGCACCGATATTATTAATTTGGCGCAAAAAATGCGCGAACTCGTACATAAAGAATTTAATTTAAAACCACATGCTGAATGCAGATTAATTGGATTTAGAAACCTTATTATTTGAAAGATGAAAAATGTATTATAAAGTTCTCTCGATGTGTATTCCATTAACAATTGCGGCTTTTTGCGCTGCAAATCCAAGAACATTCAATATAGATGGACTACCGAAAGAAACCGTCTCATGGACTGAAGGTGACATTGTCATCATGAAATCTGAGCCGAATGAGGAAGCTGTAAAATACACAGTTTCCACAGTTGCCCCTCTCAACAATAAAATACAAATATTTCTTAGATCTTCAGCTATGAACTACGTTATAGAGCAAGACGAAAAAGGTGCCTGCACAAGTAAGACTGCGACAGCAGATGAACTATTTAGGGTACGACTGGAGCAAACAGATAAAAGAGCACCTAAATATCAAAAAGGCTGTGAAGTTAACATTTTTGGAGCAACATGGTTTCTAGAAAAAGCCGAGATACCCGGGCGTAGTCGCTCTTTTGGGATGCAGGAATTCAGAAAGCCTGGCAACATTTTTTATGAAAATCGAGTAGATTTTTATGCTGAAAAACTGGAGTCGCCTAGCACAAGTGAAAGCGCAATACGAAAAAAATATTATTGGGGACGCATTGCAGCTACAACTGCTGTAACTCTTGGATGCACTTATTTAGCTTATAAAAAATTGTGGGCTAAAAATTAATTATCCAAATGATCAACGAACTAATTTTTATCATCCATTCTCTCATTATTAGCGTCTCAACGTTATGCGCACTTCGCATTGGAAGAGACGCACTTATTGCGCTTGTTGCGACGCTCAGCATTATTGCAAATTTATTTGTCACTAAGCAAATTGCGCTGGGCGGATTTATTGTGACTGCTGCTGACGCGTATACGATTGGCGCTGTTCTTTCGCTTAATATGCTGCAGGAATATTTTGGCAGCAAAACAGCGATTCGTGCAATTTGGATCAGCTTTTTTATGATGTTTGTGGCAGCCATTGCCGGGCACATTCAGCTTTGGTACCTGCCCGCATTCTGCGATTCAATGCACCCTCATTTTCAGGCACTTTTATGCAATAGCCCGCGGATTATTGCAGCATCTCTGATTGCCTACTTAGTATCGCAGCATCTTGATCGGGCTCTTTTTGCATGGCTTTCCCAACGGCTTTCGGGAAATCTCATGATCGCTCGCTTTTGCAGCTCGACGATTAGTGCCCAACTGGTGGACACCCTTCTATTCACCTTTTTAGGGCTTTATGGCATAGTAGAATCTGTGTGGGACATTGTCCTGATCAGTTATTTTATTAAACTATGCGCCGTAATACTCACCATTCCAGCTATCTGGCTATCGAGGTTTATAGGCCAACATGACCAGTAAGCTATGCATCAGCCATTTAGATTTGAACTTATTCACCAATCGAAAAAATCGCGTGCCCGCGTAGGAAAAATCCATACGCCGCATGGCGTTATCGATACCCCTAACTTTGTCGCGGTCGGCACGAACGCTACCCTAAAAGCTCTTGATAGCAAAACGGTCGATGATATTGGCCTTCAGCTGATGTTTTGCAATACCTATCATTTAATGCTCCATCCAGGTACCGATACGGTTGCCAAAGCTGGCGGACTCCACAAATTCATGAACCGTCGTCAGCCCCTTATTACCGATTCTGGCGGGTTTCAGGTATTTAGCTTGGCATATGGCGGGGTAAAAGATGAGCTGAAAAGTAAAGGCCAAAAAAAAATAACCAATTCGGTGATTAAAATTGATGAAGAGGGCGTCCTATTCCGTTCTTATCGGGATGGCGCACCTGTTTTGCTCACGCCTGAAACATCGGTTCAAGCGCAAAAAGAGCTTGGTGCCGATATTATTATCCCATTCGATGAATTACCGCCTTATCATATTGATCCAACTATTCTTAGAAAATCGCTCGAGCGAACTCATCGCTGGGAAAAGCGATCGCTTGATTATCATCTAAAAAATGCAAATAATCAGGCAATGTATGCAGTGATTCACGGCGGCATTAATCCCGAAATGCGCAAAGAAAGCGCGGCTTATTTAACCAATTTAGCATTTGATGGCTTTGCTATCGGCGGCAGCTTAGGAAAATCCCGCATTGAAATGATCGAAATGCTTAAAGAACTTATGCCGCAAATGCCAATTGAGAAACCGAATCATTTGCTTGGTATCGGTGATCTTCCATCCCTCGAGTCGGCAATTCCATTGGGAATCGATACATTCGATAGTTCACATCCCACTAAATGCGCGAGGCATGGATTATTGTTTACGTTTAACGGTTTTGTAAAAATTGAGAAAAATGAACACAAACAATCGTTTGAGCCGATTGATAGAAATTGCACCTGCTTAACGTGCACAACGTATACCCGTTCATATGTACATCATCTTTTTAAAGCGCATGAAGTAACTGGCCATGTTCTTGCCACCATTCATAATCTTCATTTTATGGTACAACTTATGGCACAGTATCGACAACGCATTCTTAACGACGAAATATAAATTCTATGAGAGAACTTCTTTCTTTACAAAATGATCATGTAAAAGATCTTGTTCGTTTAGCGCATGAAGCAAGCGAACGCAAACACCAACAAAAATTTATTGCAGAAGGTATACGCACCGTTAGCACACTGCTGAAAAGCAAAATGCATTTAGTGGAACTTATCACGACACATTTTATGCTCATGCAAGCTCAAGAAATTGCTTCCGATGAAAAGATTACGGTCGTTTCAGATGCAGTACTTAACAAAATAAGCCCGAGCAGTTCGCCAAGTGGCATTTTAGGCGTTTTTGAGATCCCTCAACATGCAAAAAATGAACCGCTTAGCTCAGGAATTGTGCTCTGCGGCATTTCAGATCCGGGAAATATGGGCACCTTAATCCGCACCTGCGCAGCATTAGAAAAAAAAACAGTCGTAATTCTTGAAGGAGTTGATCCTTTCAATCCAAAAGTAATTCAAGCGACCGCAGGCACGATCGGATTGGTAAATATTATCCAATGTACGTGGCCAGAATTTCTTACACGCAAAAAAGATATGCCGCTTGTTGGCTTGGTGGTGCAAGAAGGCAAACCGATGCATACATTAGCTGAAAATAGTTTATTAATGATCGGCAGCGAGGCGCATGGAATTGCCCAAGATTATCTTGCGGCATGCGATGAACTTATCACTCTTTCAATGCCCGGCGGAACTGAAAGTTTAAATGCTGCGATTGCAGGCTCGATCGCTATGTATATAGGATTCTTATAAATTTTTATTGCGCACCCCTCGATACTATTTCTCGAAAACTCGAAATCACTCGGGACGAGCGCAATATGCAAAAACTTTTGACTTATACACAATTACATTGAAACTACCGAGGAAATGCACTTCCCGCGCTCGTCCCGAGTGATTTTTAACGAAGTTAAAAATAGTATCGAGGGATGGCGGACACGTCGATCCAAACGCAAAAAAGTGTTCTGCTCTAAAAGCTAAGAAATCCGCTCGCGGTGACCCTTCGATACAATTTCTCGTTTCACTCGAAATCACTCAGGGTGAGCGGAGTTTGTCAATTGTTAAATTTGAAGAACCAAAAAGTAATAACACTAGTCCCTCCGTCCGCTCGTGGTGAGTGTTTTGTGAACGAAGTGAGCAAAATGTATCGAACCATGCGGATCAGTGGAAACAATTCGC
It encodes the following:
- a CDS encoding ABC transporter permease translates to MKWHRIWAMVVRYMLTWIRNLHNFLDDILWPILDIILWGMTSMWMQDQQQGSLSSNILVLLSCLVFWYVVQRAHDAVSMNALEELWDRNFINLFSTPLTIFEWMSAIIILSFFRIFYTLFICIAMVWFLYSCNIFSSGLMLLPFLFSLLLSGLFIGFFTTAFVMYWGRKALFFSWTVSWIFSPFSSVYYPLESLPKWGQYIGKLMPMTYAFEGLRTIVTHHHFPMDYLLISIVLNIIYVILSMMFFVFMFEQSRIKGFTSLQ
- a CDS encoding rhodanese-related sulfurtransferase; the protein is MGKITIFYKYVDIEYPTAIVKWQKKLCVELGLKGRILIAHEGINGTVGGTDENIELYQKTMLEHPLFGGIDFKDSAGAADYFPRLRIAVRPEIVHLGLDTKRITAKDAGKHLSPEQAHEFMAHMNEDTIVLDTRNNYEWKIGQFKTANTINAPTEYFREFPEFINTNLETFKDKRILMACTSGVRCERASAYLKSKNVAKEVYQINGGIQRYTEQFPEGFFRGKNYVFDGRVTEKINDDCVGNCDRCNAPYDEPINCINAECNKQVLMCDNCQSNLINTCSELCAQLVREHKVKIRTKPSRIGCTNQSNESDPAQCSIK
- the murB gene encoding UDP-N-acetylmuramate dehydrogenase, whose product is MNLIQHNVPLNDKNWFKTGGAARFFAQPVNAQEFQDACAFAQQNSLPIFVLGEGANVLISDDGFDGLVIRPFLKQINHEIVDEKTALVHAGAGVTINDLIEYCFVHNLSALEEFSGIPGTVGGSVYINLHYFEFLLDQFLVSAQVIERETGIIKTVSPEWFNFAYDFSTLHDEKHYLVNATFKTKRISELETAFAQGRRTEIMRHRFKRYPTANTCGSFFRNFLPHEIEHERTGVKLPYIAYYLDKIGVKGKLSVGDAIVSHQHANMIINRGNATSTDIINLAQKMRELVHKEFNLKPHAECRLIGFRNLII
- a CDS encoding queuosine precursor transporter, with the protein product MINELIFIIHSLIISVSTLCALRIGRDALIALVATLSIIANLFVTKQIALGGFIVTAADAYTIGAVLSLNMLQEYFGSKTAIRAIWISFFMMFVAAIAGHIQLWYLPAFCDSMHPHFQALLCNSPRIIAASLIAYLVSQHLDRALFAWLSQRLSGNLMIARFCSSTISAQLVDTLLFTFLGLYGIVESVWDIVLISYFIKLCAVILTIPAIWLSRFIGQHDQ
- a CDS encoding tRNA-guanosine(34) transglycosylase, yielding MHQPFRFELIHQSKKSRARVGKIHTPHGVIDTPNFVAVGTNATLKALDSKTVDDIGLQLMFCNTYHLMLHPGTDTVAKAGGLHKFMNRRQPLITDSGGFQVFSLAYGGVKDELKSKGQKKITNSVIKIDEEGVLFRSYRDGAPVLLTPETSVQAQKELGADIIIPFDELPPYHIDPTILRKSLERTHRWEKRSLDYHLKNANNQAMYAVIHGGINPEMRKESAAYLTNLAFDGFAIGGSLGKSRIEMIEMLKELMPQMPIEKPNHLLGIGDLPSLESAIPLGIDTFDSSHPTKCARHGLLFTFNGFVKIEKNEHKQSFEPIDRNCTCLTCTTYTRSYVHHLFKAHEVTGHVLATIHNLHFMVQLMAQYRQRILNDEI
- a CDS encoding RNA methyltransferase is translated as MRELLSLQNDHVKDLVRLAHEASERKHQQKFIAEGIRTVSTLLKSKMHLVELITTHFMLMQAQEIASDEKITVVSDAVLNKISPSSSPSGILGVFEIPQHAKNEPLSSGIVLCGISDPGNMGTLIRTCAALEKKTVVILEGVDPFNPKVIQATAGTIGLVNIIQCTWPEFLTRKKDMPLVGLVVQEGKPMHTLAENSLLMIGSEAHGIAQDYLAACDELITLSMPGGTESLNAAIAGSIAMYIGFL